The region AAAGAAGGAGATTATATAACAGTTAAACTATCTAAGCCTAAGGAAATTGAAATAATTCCAGAAAATATACCCATAGATATAGTTTATGAAGATGAGGATATTGCAGTCATAAATAAACCTAAGGGGATGGTTGTTCATCCAGCTCCAGGCAATTATTCAAAAACACTTGTCAATGCACTTTTATTTCACATGGATAGCCTTTCTTCTGTAAATGGAATCATAAGGCCTGGAATAGTACATAGGATTGACAAGGATACTTCTGGTTTGTTAGTAATTGCAAAAAATGATTTTGCACACCTTGTATTAGCAGAACAGTTAAAGGAGCATAATATTAGTAGGGTATATACAGCATTAGTTCATGGAAATTTAAATGTAGATAAGGGGACGATAAATGCTCCCATTGGTAGAAATCCAAAGGATAGAAAGAAAATGGCTGTTACAAATATAAATAGCAAAGAAGCCATTACTAATTATGAATTAATGGAGAGCTTTAATAACTATTCATTGATTAAGGCAAAGTTAGAAACTGGTAGGACTCATCAAATAAGAGTCCATATGGCACATATTAATCATCCTGTAGTGGGAGATCCTGTTTATTCAAATATAAAAACTAAATTTAATACAAATGGTCAATTACTTCATGCAAAAAAATTAGGCCTAATTCATCCGAGAAGTAAAGAGTACATGGAATTTGAATGTGATTTGCCTACTTGTTTTAACAATGTAATAAACATATTGAGAAAAAGGATAGGGGGATAATTCATGACTACTAAGGCAACAATTTTAGATAAAAAGGCTATTGAAAGAGCTACTACTAGAATAGCAAATGAGATACTTGAGAGAAATAGAGGTACTGAAAATTTAGTATTAGTAGGTATAAAAACAAGAGGTGTACCTTTTGCTAAAAGACTTTCAACTAAGATAAATGAAATTGAAGGTGTTAAAATTCCTGTACTTACTTTAGATATAGCATTATATAGAGATGATTTGACAGAAAAATATGAGAGTCCTGTTGTAATTAATGATGATTTTGAAGTTAATATTAATGATAAAATAGTTGTATTAGTTGATGATGTTATATTTACAGGAAGAACTGTACGAGCAGCATTAGATGCATTAATTGATAAAGGTAGGCCAAGGAAAGTACAACTTGCTGTATTAATAGATAGAGGTCATAGGGAGTTACCTATTAGGGCAGATTATGTTGGCAAAAATGTACCTACTTCTAGAAGTGAAATTGTTAGTGTTAACTTCCATGAAATCGACAGTATAGATCAGGTTGTAATAAAAGAAAAAGGTAGAAATTAATTTTCTACCTTTTTTATCTTATCAACTTCACTTTTAGAAGGATTTATGAAAAGTGTATTATTATTTTCATAGATTACCATACCTGGCTTAGCACCATTGGGCTTTTTTACATTTTTTTTGTAGGCATAGTCAACTGGAACATTTTGGGAACTCTTGGCTTTACTATAAAATGCAGCTAACAATGCCCCCTCATATAGTGTACTATCTGGAATTTCTTTATTTTCTGTTCTTATTATCACATGGCTTCCTGGAATATCTTTTGTATGAAGCCATAAATCATCTTTATTTGCAAATTTTAAAGTTAAATAATCATTTTGCACATTGTTTTTTCCAACATATATATTGAAGTTATCAGAAGATACAAAATGATGTGGCTTAGATACTTTAGATTTAGTTTTTTTCTTCTTTGCCTTATTTGAACCTTTAATATATCCTTCATTTATTAGTTCTTCTTTAATTTCATCTAATTCATATACTTCTGTACAATTGTCGATACTTATTAAAACATTTTCTAAATATTCTATTTCAGATTCATTTTGAAGAATTTGATCTTTTAACAATTTTTCAGCATTTTTTAGCTTAGCATATTTTTTATAATTCTTTTGAGCATTTTCTGATGGGGATAGCTTTGGATCTAATGTAACTGTTATTTTTTCCATATTTTCTGTATAGAAATTCTCTAGTTCAATACTACTCATTCCCTTTGAAATTTTGTATATATTTGAGGATATTAAATCACCATAGATTTTATAATGCTCTCTATTTTCTGCTTCTGCTAATTCCTCTTTTTGCTTAATTAGTTTTTTCAATGATCTATCAAGTTTTACTTGAATAGATTTTTTCATAGATAGAGATTTTTGACCTATTCTATCGATTAAATCCTTATTGTAATAGTATTTATCTAAAATATAGCTTATAGAAGGATTTTGTTCAACAGTCATATCTCCATATTGTGTTAATGCCAATGAATGAAAAGCGAGTATTTCATCTCTGTCCATATGGTATACAATATTAGGATTATATTTGTTAAGGGATATATCGTTCATTAAATTCTTAAAAGCATTATAGACTTTTTCTTTATCATTATCATCTAAATACTCTAAGGTTTTTCTTTCATCAATTGAACTTCTATAGCATATTTCTCTACTGATTAATGGACTTAATCCAATAAAGTTTGTATATAAAAATTTGAAAACGGGTATATTTCCATTGTTATTATTAATTTTTTCTATAAAAGTATTAAAGCTAATATCAATAGGATTAACTTTATTCCCTGAAGGAGGGAAGTTATATTTAAGACCTGGAAGAACTTGACGTACCCTGCTCATGTCAGCAGAAACCCTTTTTATAGAGTCTATTATTACATTAGAGGATTTATCAACTAATATAATATTACTATGTTTTCCCATTATCTCAATGATTAAATGCTTAGTACTCAATTCTCCCATTTCATCCATTGATTTTATATCTATACTTATAATTCTATCTAATTCATATTGATATATATCAGTAATTACACCACCTATCAAATGTTTTCTCATTAGCATACAAAACATAGGTGGAGAAGAGGGATTTTGTTTTGAGTATTCTGTTAGATATATTCTAGGGTTATTACTACTTGCAGAAATTAATAGCTTATAGTTTTTACCTAGTTTGCGAAGATGAATCAAAATCTCATCTTTTTCTTGCTGATAAATTTTATCTACTTTACTTTCACTTAGTATACATTTTAGTTCATAAGCTATATTTCTTGTTACGATTCCATCAAAAGACATTTAAACTCCTCCAATTCTCTTATTATGTTAAGTATAGCATTTAATTATCAATAAATAAATAGTTTATACAACAAGAAGAAGATATTAAACTTTTGTAATAGTCTATGGATTAATTAAAGTAATAGCACTATAATTTATATTTAATTACACAAATAATTAGCTTTTGTTGATGTTCATTAAAACATATGAAAGGGTGAGGAATATGATAAAGAGTATGACGGGTTTTGGCAGGGGAGAGTATAGTGATGGAGTACATACATTTACAGTTGAGATAAAAACTTTAAATCATAGATACAATGATATTATAATTAAATTACCTAAGTATATAAGCTATGTTGAAGAAAATACAAAAAAATTAATAAAGGAATATATAAATAGAGGTAGAGTTGAAGTATATATTGCTTTAGAGTATATTGATGATGGAAATACGGAAGTTAAAGTAAATACTTCATTAGCAAAGTCATATAAGATAGCTTTTGAGAGTATAGTTAATGAATTAGAATTAGATGAAAAAATCACATTAGAACACTTAATAAAGATGCCGGATATTATAAAAGCAGATAGAACAGAAGATGATGAAAATGAGATTTGGTTATGTCTTCAAACAGCTTTGAATGAAGCTCTTAACAATGTAGTTGAAATGAGAATAAGAGAAGGCGAAGAGCTTGTAAAGGATATTAGGCATAGAACTGTAAAAATAAAAGAATTGATAGATATAATAAAGGAGAGAGCACCTTTAGTTGTTGAAGAATATAGAATAAAACTAAAAGAAAGAGTTGAAGAACTTCTTCTTGAAGAGTATAAACTAGATGATTGCAAACTTGAAAACGAAGTTGTATTTTATGCTGATAGAAGTAATATAACTGAAGAAATAGTTAGGTTTAATAGTCATATTAAACAACTTAATGATTGCTTAGATAGCGAGGAATCAGTGGGTAGGAAACTTGATTTTCTTATTCAAGAGTTAAATAGAGAAGTAAATACTATTGGTTCTAAATCTAGTGATATTGAAATTGGAAATACTGTTGTAGAAATAAAGAGTGAACTTGAGAAGATTAGGGAGCAAATTCAAAACATAGAATAAAGGAGGTTAAGATATGAATATTAAGCTTATTAATATTGGATTTGGCAATATAGTTTCAGCAAATAGGATAATTGCTATTGTAAGTCCTGAGTCAGCTCCTATTAAGAGAATGATTCAAGAAGCTAGAGATAGGGGAATGCTAATCGATGCAACTTATGGACGAAGAACAAGAGCTGTTATCATTACAGATAGTGATCATATTATACTCTCAGCTGTACAACCAGAGACTGTTGCTCATAGATTGAATAACAAAGATACAATAGATATTGAAGGAAACAAAAAGGAGGAATAGACATGGAAGAAGGCTTATTATTAGTGGTTTCAGGACCTTCTGGCTGTGGAAAAGGTACTATATATAAAGAACTTCTTAAGAGAAATGGAAAAATTAATATATCAATTTCTGCAACAACTAGAGAAGCTCGAGAAGGGGAAATTGATGGTGTAGATTATTTTTTTATAAATGAAGAAAAGTTTGAATCAATGATTAAAAATAATGAATTTTTGGAATATGCACATGTACATACAAATTATTATGGTACTCCAAAAAGTTTTGTTTTTGATAAAATAGAAAAAGGAAATGATGTACTTCTAGAAATTGATGTACAAGGAGCAATGCAGATAAAAGAAATATATCCAAAAGCAATATTTATTTTTATTCTTCCACCTTCTATGGAAGAACTAAAAAACAGAATTATAAAGAGGGGTACTGAAAGCTTAGAAAATATCGAGATAAGATTAAATAATGCCAACAAAGAATTAGAATATATAAATGAGTATGATTATGTTGTAGTTAATGATGAAGTAATAAAAGCGGTAAATAAAGTAGAATCTATCATTCAAGCAGAAAAATGCAAGACAGAAAGACAAATAAAAAATATTAATAATATATTATAAGGAGGTATTTGGGATGTTACATCCTTCTATTGGAGAAATAACAAAAAAAGCAGACAGTAGGTATACTTTAGTTATGCTTACTTCTAAAAGAGCGAGACAAATAGTAGATGGTTCTAAACCTTATATAGATACTGATTCAACTAAACCTGTTAGTATAGCAATTGCGGAAATATTAGAAGACAAAATTTCATATAGAAGACCTGAGATAAAAGGATTAAAGTAGGTGATAAAATGTTAGACGGCAAAAATGTACTAGTAGGTGTAACAGGTGGAATAGCAGCATATAAAGTTGCTGATGTGGTAAGTAAGCTTAAAAAATTAAATGCAAATGTTAAAGTTATAATGACTAAAGCTGCAACTGAATTTGTTGCACCTTTGACATTTCAAACACTTTCCCAAAACTTTGTTTATGTAGATATGTTTTCTGAACCAAAGACTTGGGAAGTTGAACATATTTCATTAGCTCAAAGTTCTGATATAGTATTGATTGCACCTGCAACTGCTAATATTATTGGTAAAGTAGCTAATGGAATTGCAGATGATATGCTTACAACAGTAATAATGGCTACTAATGCAAAAGTTGTTTTTGCACCTGCTATGAATACAAACATGTATTTAAATCCTATTGTGGTTGAAAATATCAATAAATTAAAGAACTTGAATTATGAATTTATTAATCCTAGTGAAGGTCGTTTGGCTTGTGGAGATTATGGAACAGGGAAAATGGCTGAACCTATAGATATTGTTAAATATATTGAAAGCAGATTGGTTAAAGATGATTTGAAAGGCAAAAAGATTATAGTTACTGCTGGTCCAACTATGGAACCACTAGATCCTGTCAGGTATATGACAAATTTCTCAAGTGGAAAGATGGGCTACTCACTAGCAGAAGAAGCTAGAAATAGAGGTGCAGAAGTAGTTTTAGTTACAGGACCAACAAATCTTAATATTCCAAGTGGTATAAAAGCCATAAGAGTTAATACTACTATGGAGATGTTAAATGCTGTAGAAGAGGAATTTGATGATTGTCATGTACTGATTAAGTCTGCAGCACCTCTTGATTATAGACCTCTAGTTGTTAGTAAATCAAAGATAAAAAAAGATGAGGATACATTAGAATTAAAATTTGTTAAAAATCCAGATATAGCTATGTATTTTGGTAAGAAAAAGGCTGAAAAGATTTTAGTTGGATTTGCAGCTGAAACAGATAATATCATAGAACATGCTAAGGGAAAGTTAAAGAGAAAGAACTTTGACTTTATAGTGGTAAATGATGTATCTAGAGAAGGTGCTGGATTTAAAACTGATACCAATATAGCAAGTATTATAGATAAAAGTGGTGACATTATGGAATATCCACTTATGAGTAAAAAAGAATTAGCAAATGTTATTTTAGATAAAGTAGCAAAATTGTTAAATTAAAAGCTAGATTAATTAACTTCTAGCTTTTAATTTTTAATATGAAGAGGATTGATAGTATGAATTTACTTACTGCCAAAGTCATCATAGATAACAAAGC is a window of Anaerosalibacter sp. Marseille-P3206 DNA encoding:
- a CDS encoding RluA family pseudouridine synthase produces the protein MKIVNIYVGEEDSGRIDAFLAKELDELSRTYIQKLIKDKFVEVNGKTVKSRYLIKEGDYITVKLSKPKEIEIIPENIPIDIVYEDEDIAVINKPKGMVVHPAPGNYSKTLVNALLFHMDSLSSVNGIIRPGIVHRIDKDTSGLLVIAKNDFAHLVLAEQLKEHNISRVYTALVHGNLNVDKGTINAPIGRNPKDRKKMAVTNINSKEAITNYELMESFNNYSLIKAKLETGRTHQIRVHMAHINHPVVGDPVYSNIKTKFNTNGQLLHAKKLGLIHPRSKEYMEFECDLPTCFNNVINILRKRIGG
- the pyrR gene encoding bifunctional pyr operon transcriptional regulator/uracil phosphoribosyltransferase PyrR, with protein sequence MTTKATILDKKAIERATTRIANEILERNRGTENLVLVGIKTRGVPFAKRLSTKINEIEGVKIPVLTLDIALYRDDLTEKYESPVVINDDFEVNINDKIVVLVDDVIFTGRTVRAALDALIDKGRPRKVQLAVLIDRGHRELPIRADYVGKNVPTSRSEIVSVNFHEIDSIDQVVIKEKGRN
- a CDS encoding Rqc2 family fibronectin-binding protein, which translates into the protein MSFDGIVTRNIAYELKCILSESKVDKIYQQEKDEILIHLRKLGKNYKLLISASSNNPRIYLTEYSKQNPSSPPMFCMLMRKHLIGGVITDIYQYELDRIISIDIKSMDEMGELSTKHLIIEIMGKHSNIILVDKSSNVIIDSIKRVSADMSRVRQVLPGLKYNFPPSGNKVNPIDISFNTFIEKINNNNGNIPVFKFLYTNFIGLSPLISREICYRSSIDERKTLEYLDDNDKEKVYNAFKNLMNDISLNKYNPNIVYHMDRDEILAFHSLALTQYGDMTVEQNPSISYILDKYYYNKDLIDRIGQKSLSMKKSIQVKLDRSLKKLIKQKEELAEAENREHYKIYGDLISSNIYKISKGMSSIELENFYTENMEKITVTLDPKLSPSENAQKNYKKYAKLKNAEKLLKDQILQNESEIEYLENVLISIDNCTEVYELDEIKEELINEGYIKGSNKAKKKKTKSKVSKPHHFVSSDNFNIYVGKNNVQNDYLTLKFANKDDLWLHTKDIPGSHVIIRTENKEIPDSTLYEGALLAAFYSKAKSSQNVPVDYAYKKNVKKPNGAKPGMVIYENNNTLFINPSKSEVDKIKKVEN
- a CDS encoding YicC/YloC family endoribonuclease, whose translation is MIKSMTGFGRGEYSDGVHTFTVEIKTLNHRYNDIIIKLPKYISYVEENTKKLIKEYINRGRVEVYIALEYIDDGNTEVKVNTSLAKSYKIAFESIVNELELDEKITLEHLIKMPDIIKADRTEDDENEIWLCLQTALNEALNNVVEMRIREGEELVKDIRHRTVKIKELIDIIKERAPLVVEEYRIKLKERVEELLLEEYKLDDCKLENEVVFYADRSNITEEIVRFNSHIKQLNDCLDSEESVGRKLDFLIQELNREVNTIGSKSSDIEIGNTVVEIKSELEKIREQIQNIE
- the remA gene encoding extracellular matrix/biofilm regulator RemA; this translates as MNIKLINIGFGNIVSANRIIAIVSPESAPIKRMIQEARDRGMLIDATYGRRTRAVIITDSDHIILSAVQPETVAHRLNNKDTIDIEGNKKEE
- the gmk gene encoding guanylate kinase; its protein translation is MEEGLLLVVSGPSGCGKGTIYKELLKRNGKINISISATTREAREGEIDGVDYFFINEEKFESMIKNNEFLEYAHVHTNYYGTPKSFVFDKIEKGNDVLLEIDVQGAMQIKEIYPKAIFIFILPPSMEELKNRIIKRGTESLENIEIRLNNANKELEYINEYDYVVVNDEVIKAVNKVESIIQAEKCKTERQIKNINNIL
- the rpoZ gene encoding DNA-directed RNA polymerase subunit omega gives rise to the protein MLHPSIGEITKKADSRYTLVMLTSKRARQIVDGSKPYIDTDSTKPVSIAIAEILEDKISYRRPEIKGLK
- the coaBC gene encoding bifunctional phosphopantothenoylcysteine decarboxylase/phosphopantothenate--cysteine ligase CoaBC yields the protein MLDGKNVLVGVTGGIAAYKVADVVSKLKKLNANVKVIMTKAATEFVAPLTFQTLSQNFVYVDMFSEPKTWEVEHISLAQSSDIVLIAPATANIIGKVANGIADDMLTTVIMATNAKVVFAPAMNTNMYLNPIVVENINKLKNLNYEFINPSEGRLACGDYGTGKMAEPIDIVKYIESRLVKDDLKGKKIIVTAGPTMEPLDPVRYMTNFSSGKMGYSLAEEARNRGAEVVLVTGPTNLNIPSGIKAIRVNTTMEMLNAVEEEFDDCHVLIKSAAPLDYRPLVVSKSKIKKDEDTLELKFVKNPDIAMYFGKKKAEKILVGFAAETDNIIEHAKGKLKRKNFDFIVVNDVSREGAGFKTDTNIASIIDKSGDIMEYPLMSKKELANVILDKVAKLLN